Sequence from the Vanacampus margaritifer isolate UIUO_Vmar chromosome 18, RoL_Vmar_1.0, whole genome shotgun sequence genome:
TATGTGAAATCCGGATTCTTACAGAAACAGGCCCGGTTGGCACTTGTGGAGAAGGAGCGGGCCAAAGCCAGAGAGAATGACGCCGAGAAGGAGAAAGCTGGAAAAGTACCGGTACTAAACCTTGTTTTGTTCTGGTTTGTGCTTTGCCATTTTGTATAGTCGCGTTCCAGAGGTCAGTCAGCAATTAGAAAGCAGCAAGTTCAGCCAACAATTGAAAGGAATATCAGGTGAAGAGCAGGCAAGGTGAAGGCAGAGAATCAGAAAGATGGATTGTTGTATGTCTGAAGGGTATTTGACACTCGGCACCTTAACAGCTCCCTGAATCGGAGCCTTCAGGACCAGATCACCAGGTGGCAGCCACGCTCGAACCTGCTAAGCAGCCTGTGAGGGACCCCTTGAATCCAGAAACCCAACCGTCTACCAACCAGCGCAAAAGTAAACCTCTGGAGAATGACCaggaggtgaaaaaaaaaacatcttcacaATGGATTTCttggtgtggtggtggtggtggtgttgcTGCATGTGCATGGAATGTGTGCAGTCTGTTGGCCTAGGACCTCAGGCTAAGGGTTAGCAATGTGCATGGGGCAAGAAAGCGTTTGTTCTTTGGGGTGGATCCACCTTGCGGAGACACGTGTTCATGTGTCCACCAGGTGAAGACAACTGATAACGTAACCGCTCCGGAATCTTCCGTTCTCTCTCCGCGGTCCGAAGCCATCCAGCGGAACCAGCCCAAAGAGGAGCAAAAGGTGGTGAGACAATCTCGATGACGTTTCAAGCAAAGGAGAGCAGCAAAACAAGGGGCGTCGTTTTGTTCGTGTCGCACTAACATGATGACAAAATTACCTGCAGGAATTCGGCTCAGCTGAAACCGCTGAGCCGGCGCAGACCGAAGGCTCTAATTCCAGCCGGGTGGAACAACAATGGGAGTTACCGGGACAAGCGAGCCCTCTTCACCCTGAAATCCAACACGCAGAGAAGGTGAAGGGATTGACATCTCTTAAAGACAGTCTTATTTAGTTGAGTGGAGAGTCCAGATCATAGGAATAGAACCAGAAGCATGTTGTAGGTTGTGAGAAACAAAACCAGATGAGAGAAGTCAGgtcaagtgattttttttttgggctgatgTCTTAACTTACAGAATTCTCCTGACACCTTTTTACCAGAAGGACGAGCATGCCGAGTCCTCCCGGGCTGAGTCTGCAAATGTGGAGTCCAAGGTTCAAACCGCACCGATTGGGGCCTCCCGTGCGGAGTCTTCACAAATCGAGTGGAATGAAGATGAATCCGTACAAGTGAAATCCGACCAAATGAAGTCCTCGCTAGGAGAGGCAGAGGCTAAGCAAAAAGAATCCATGCAGACCTACCAGGCCGAGTCTTCTCAAGCTGAGGTCTCCCACGTGGAGTCCACACAAGTTGAGAGCTCCCAGGCAGAGTATGTACAATTGGGGCCCACTCCAGAGGAGTCCATGCAGGCTAAATCCTCTCAAATTGAGGCCTCCCATTTCGACTCCGCCCAAGTTGGGACCTCTCAGGCTGAGTTCACACCAGAGGAGTCTTTTCATGCTGAGAATGACCGAGTTGAATTCACACAAGTTCAGGCCTCCCAGACACAATCTGGGCAGGCCGAGAACTCCCAAGCTGAGCCCACTGACGTCGAACATCCCCCGTGCGCGGACTCTCCTCAGCCCAACTCCTCCGTGTCCGAATCTGTGCAGGTTGAGTCCAAATTGGTGGATTCCGCTAAGACCGAGTCTTTGCTGGTGGAGCCTGAGCAAGCCGAGACCTTCCGGGCTAGTCCATCCCACATGGAATCTGCACAAGTTGAGACCTCTCAGCCTGAGTCTCCGCGGATGAATTCTCCAACGGTGGACATAGCTCAGTCTGAGACCGCCACGTCTGAGTCTGCGCGGGCCAAGTCCTCTCAATCTGATGTCTTTTACGTTGAATCCAAACATATTGAGACCGCCACGTCTGAGTCTGCGCGGGCCAAGTCCTCTCAATCTGATGTCTTTTACGTTGAATCCAAACATATTGAGACCGCCACGTCTGAGTCTGCGCGGGCCAAGTCCTCTCAATCTGATGTCTTTTACGTTGAATCCAAACATATTGAGACCGCCACGTCTGAGTCTGCGCGGGCCAAGTCCTCTCAATCTGATGTCTTTCACGTTGAATCCAAACACATTGAGACCTCAGAGTCTGCGCTGGTAGAATCCTCAACGATGGAGTCCACGCAGATCCAGGTTGCACCTGTGGAGTCCACAAAGGCCGAGTCTTCTGAAGTTGAGGCCTCTCGAGTCAAACTCACACAAAATGAGTCTGCCGAGGCCGAGTCTGTGCGATGGGACTTAACGCTGGAGGCGTCCCAGGTTGAACCGACACAAGTTGAGAACTCCTCAGAGGAGTCTGAGCAAGGGGAGCCCACGCCAACAGACTGCGCTCAATTAAAGACCTCCCAGGCCAAGTCCTCTCAAGCCGAGTCTTCCAAATCAGAGTCTATGCAACTCGAGTCGTCACCAGCCGAGTCCTACCAAGTCCTGCCAATTGATAAGCAGTTGGTAAAAACTGAAGAGGAGAAGCGCGATTCAAGTTCACCTGACCAAGACCGGGAAGAGGTTTGTGAGCTTGCCTGggtcagccatctttgttggtAACACTGGTAACATAACAGGTCAATTCAGTGCCTGAAGAGCtgaaaaagaaggggaaaagaGCTCATAACTATCTATTCCTCATGAatataatttatgtattttcttcaacattacatttattatcctaatgatttttttgtatttgtgacaTTCATCCCTTTAAAATTTGTGTGGCTTTGCAGGGAACAGAACAAGCTTCGCCAGGAACAGAACAAGCTGGAAAATGATCACATTGCTGCTTGATGGTCCTCTGCTGAgcctatttatatatatatatatatatatatatatatatatatatatttatgtttgaatATTCTACATTTGTCATTGCATGTGTGCCTAAATGAAAGATGTCCTCAGGAGAATTCCAATAAATGTGTGATTGTAACTCAACTTAAATTGTATAAATCaatctaataaaaaaacttctaaaatgttttgttttgatttttaactcaatcactgccattgacggctataaacgtcagaaattcatttgaactattagtttagcttttttccCCACGTTTGCccataagagtatgaaaacctgattttttttattgtacatttagaacagatataaaatgtgtgattaatcgtgagttaactcatgaagtcatgcggttaattacggttaaaaatTGTAAGCACacgacgccccgaatttttaataatcttttttattttatttttattcattcactgcaattgacggctataaacgacaaaaaataattaaaaaaattttttccacttttgttaagagtatgaaaacctagaatttttttatcgtacatttagaagacataaaatttgtgattaattgtgagttaactagcgaagtcatacgattaattatgattaaaaaatttaattgcctgtcacccctaatttttaataatcttttttttttaatgaatttatggcagtgaatgagttaaaaaataaatttaaaaaacgggcaattcaaattttaaaatacaaaaaaagttatgaaaatgtttggtggtTTTAAGCAAGTCGGGAATTTTGTGATTTcagagcagcttttttttttcgtctagAAAATTTGACTAGGGCCCAAAGGTTCAAACACAGACTACAAAGTTGACAAACAAAGGATCAAAATGTGCTCATTTTGAGGAACGAATACTCCACATGTCACTGGTGACTTTTCAACCAGAAAAGAGGCATCGTTGCACAATGACCACTTTATGACGTCACCGTACTCGCGGCTGGATTAGATCAAAACGGAATTGTGTGGGTTCTCTGTGTGACGGAGACGGGAGTAGTTACAGTgagttcgcttccccgcctgggagaccatatatgtgtgtgagtgcacaaaaaacagacaaaacaaaaaaaaacggaattgtgACGTGCGCGCTCACAAGGGCGTCGCGGTTACACGCACGGAGCGTCAGCAAGAAAGCGACGGACGAAGGTGGACGTCAGACGAGGTAAAGAAGCAGTAGAAGACCAATCAGCAGGAGGACCGGCGAAAAATGGCTCTCCTGGTTCGAGTCGCAGCGGCCGCGGGCGGCCTGGTGGCCCGAGTTCTCAACATGGTGACGGAATTGTTACTCACGACGCCGCTGAGGGCCAGCCTTCAGCATCTGGAAGAAGCTGAACTCACCGCTATAACTTCAGGTAAGCGTGAGCGCAAACTCGAGTTCATTCTTACTTATTTCCTTCCTTTCACCCCCATTCACGCTAGGCTACATGACTTTATAACAGTTCTTCCTTCATCTGATTCCCTTATATAATTTGTTCCTTCATCCtctttaaaacaaaagtgaagTCAACCACAAAACTTTAacattatgttctatgcaaccccactaaTCTAAAAACGGGTATTCTTACtgcctttgtggaatatgagtaaagcagcaaaatccgccCGTTTTTAACCATCttggcggcggccattttgccacttgttggcaactgaaaatgacatcaggtaaggaccaatcatggtttatctgtttatttaaactgagccgtgattggttgttacctgagcaactgtgatgtcattttcagtcgacaacaaatgtcaaaatggccgcccctttaCTGTTAGCCTTTACTTCctttcttttgtctttcttcATGTATTACCTCCTTCTACTTCACCTTCCTCCATTTGCGAGATTCTATCACCTCCCACCCTCACATGGGTCTTTTACTTCAAATTGTTTTGATAACTTTACCGCCCTGTTTCCATCCTTTCTCTATCCGTTGTTTTCAGAGAAGACTAAATTTAAGGCCAAGTCTCTGTGGGAGCAGACAGGTGCGGTCATTATGGCAGTGCGCCGGCCAGGATGATTTCTGTGCAGAGAGGTAACACGCTAACGTTATTAGAGGCCTTAGCACGATGGGAGTGTCAATAAATGACCACGTCACACCGTCAATCCAGGAGGCTGCAGAGCTGTCCTCTCTGAAGCCACAGCTGGACCAGCTCGGGGTCCCGCTGTACGCTGTGCTCAAGGAGAACATCGGTAACGAGGTCCAGAACTTCCGGACGTTCTTTAACGGGGAGATCTTCTTGGATGAAAAGGTCTTTTAGACTGTCTGTggttttgtcttgtgttccctCGTGAAGGAGAAGCTAAAGTCCCAACACTGAGAGCTTCTGTTCATTGCAGAGGCGCTTCTTCGGGCCTCGCGAGCGCCGGTTGGGCCTCCTGGCGTTCCTTCGTGCCGGGGTGTGGATGAACGGCCTCAGGGCCTTCGGAAGGGGCTTCAAGGGGAATATCCTGGGAGAGGGCTTCGTTCTGGGCGGCGTTTTTGTCATCGGACGTGACCAGCAGGTAGAACTGACAATATAATCTGTGCGTAATCAAATCAGGAAATTActtgtcccccccaccccagggAATCCTACTGGAACACCGAGAGATGGAATTTGGAGATAAGGTCAACACTGAGGATGTGATCCGAGCTGTCAGGAGAATACCACAAGAGCTTGTGCCCATGGAGAATAATGTTGCGGAGTAACTTGCATGCATAGTTGATTTTGTGTAATAAAAAGCCTCCCAGTCTGTTTATGATtgtctgttttcaaactgtACAGAGGAAACAGGCTTGATGTTTTGAAGACTGGGCTTCCTTTTATTACTCAATAAAACGTGTCTGGCAATCAACAGCTTGTTTTAATGTTTATGGTTGTTCATATTAAGTCATaccaaaaattcatgtgaaaataatttaaaattgaaatatttgaaCAGAATTTCAagtaaaatatgttctatgcagccccaccagggcggccattttgtcacctgcCGTTGACCAAAAAATGACCGTAGTAACTAaggtgaatgtcacatgaccaaacccagcgTTACCCAGGCACTGTGATGTGAATTCGATAGCATAATCGCGgatttaaatttgtaaatatattttatttggagAGTTATTTGTTATTGAATGTTTTTCagcgttttttaaatttattttatgttattttcttGTGTGTAATTAAGCTTGATTGgcatttgtactgtatttactgtaataagagtgtgtgtgtgtttagtgtaCCGTGCCGTCCAATCAGATTATCTCCAGCTCTAGCACGTCCAGCCAATCGGCGTGCAGCAGGGGCAGGACTTGTGTAGAATCCGGACAGGTGCGTCAGACGGTCTTTAGGCTCAAAATGGATCCACTCGAGCCAAACGACTTGAATTagtctggagaatataaaattaaacacggtacaaaggacattttcggtGTGGCAGAAttattttcacttcattttaatgatgtatttttgtaatgagGACTGATGGAAAAGCTTGATGGCTTCGTTTGAATAATACTCGGtaagttgttctttttttaaatggcaataCTGTGTGTCTGTATATCGGCAAAATGGTTATAGCGGGGtttaagttgaaaaaaaaaagtttagtttttAGTATTTAACAACAACTCAGGAGTTTTTACGTTGTCGCTGTCTACGGTTCTGGGGGAAGCCCTGCGGTGACGTCACGGGGGTTTAAAGTTTAGTAGCGCGTAACCATGGCAGCGCACCACGTGATCCCTCGACTTGCACCCTCAGCTATGTAGCACAAGATAATCCCACACTTGACACTACACTTTGTGCTTGGGTACAATTACAGATACACTACTtatgaaaaaattaaaagaaagaagCAGGAAAGTACTAGTATCTGATATTCACCAGGAAGCTGAGAGAGATGCATCATGGGAAAGAATGGCCAGGCATGTGATTGCAGGAAGCAAAAAAGTCAGCTGTTATGTCACAAAGGTAAGTCCTGACCACACAGGTGTACACTAACAAAATTACCCAGTATGGCAGCATTTCTTCCCGCTCTGTGCTGCGGTAGACATGTCCACCTGAACGGGGACGGCGCCGGCAGGCTCCATGGCTCATTCGTCAGACCCCTCCTGCAGGGAGAACGCCCCCGGCACACAGGGGAAGTCACACTCGGCCGCGCGCAACATAGTACGCAAgaaggagcagcagcagcagcggcgtcGGCGAGGAATCCGATCTTCCTCACCCATGGGCCGCGTCATCCTCATCAACTCGCCGGTGGACGGTAAGATGTGCTAATCAAACAGGAAATATCAACAGTAGTCTCGGATCTGtcatatttaaatgaattgaagACTCCAAATGACAAATGTTTTAGGTGGAGATGACAGCGAGGACCTTCACACCATCACGGTGGACAAAAGCGAGGACGGCAAGCTGGGCTTCAGCGTGCGAGGCGGCTGCGAGCACGGCCTGAGCATCTTCGTCAGCAAGGTGGAGGATGCCAGCACGGCAGGTGGGACGCAGCGACGGCATCGGGTGACCttcgctttttcttttttttttcttgacccGAGTGTCATCGTGCACAGAGGCGGCCGGCCTGCTAGTGGGCGACAAACTGGTGGAGGTGAACGGCGTCAGCCTGGAGAGCATCACCATGAGCAGCGCCGTCAGGGTCCTGACGGGCAACAACAGGCTGAGGATGGTGGTGAGGCGCGTGGGCAAGGTGCCCGGGATACGCTACTCGAAAGAGAAGACCACCTGGTGAGCAGTGGTGAGAACTAGCTGAAGTACAATTACTTGGTTACTCAATTCATGGAGCtataaaagtctacacatccCAGGTCAAATaccagttttttttgtgatgtattaaCTCTAGTAGTAAAAATACCTGTGCATGTAGTTGCACAattgtgcacaccctcataactggCTTTGTGGCTATGTTCGGAATGAACAAACTCAGGTTACTTGTCGTAATTCCCACCACCATGATACCATTTTGAATCATGAATAAGTTCAATCTTGGTCTCGTCAGACCGTAACAGATTTCCTCACATGCGTTTGGGAGAGTTGAAGATTTGAAAATGTAGCCAGTGTTAGATGTTTACTTTCTAAGATAAGGCTTTTTGTCTTGGAACCCTACCCCCTAGTCCAGACACATGAAGAAGatgggagattgttgtcacatgtacTGAACAGCCAGTACTTGCCAGAAATCCCTGCTCCTTCCGTGTTGTTGTTGACCTCTGGAGATTTCAGTACTGAAAGATGCaagtcaaaaaatgtcaaagcctactagaacagccaAACTTGATTTGTGGTTAATCAGGGGCTCGTTATTGTGTAGCAGGTGTGTACTCACTCCCTTTTCACTCAAGTTTCGATGTAATTGTTTATTTCTGAACACTGACATTATAAAGGGGGTGTGCACTTATGCAACTagttttttgttatatttaattttttttttttagagttttaCAAGTTGTAGATCACATTGATGTTGGACATGTTTTGAAATGAtcttgttctcatttttttatatcacaaaaactggcatttgaacaagggGTGCGTAGACTTTTTAAACTCACTGAGATCACAGAGTCTGCTGATGAGGATGCAGCACCGGTTGCTGGCAGTATGATGATGAAAATCAAACTTGTGCTTTTCTCCAGGGTAGACTTAATTCACAGGCGCATGGTGGTGGAGGAAAGCGGGCGGACGCCTTCGGACGCCAGCGGAGGTAGCGCCCTCCGGAGGATCGTCCACCTTTACACCACCTCCGACGATTACTGCCTGGGCTTCAACATCCGTGGCGGGAAGGAGTTTGGTTTGGGCATTTACGTCTCCAAGTAGGTACCCTTTTAGAAACACTCTGGAAACGCATTCCCTTCTTCACGCAACGCTGACATGTC
This genomic interval carries:
- the LOC144038355 gene encoding uncharacterized protein LOC144038355: MKSSLGEAEAKQKESMQTYQAESSQAEVSHVESTQVESSQAEYVQLGPTPEESMQAKSSQIEASHFDSAQVGTSQAEFTPEESFHAENDRVEFTQVQASQTQSGQAENSQAEPTDVEHPPCADSPQPNSSVSESVQVESKLVDSAKTESLLVEPEQAETFRASPSHMESAQVETSQPESPRMNSPTVDIAQSETATSESARAKSSQSDVFYVESKHIETATSESARAKSSQSDVFYVESKHIETATSESARAKSSQSDVFYVESKHIETATSESARAKSSQSDVFHVESKHIETSESALVESSTMESTQIQVAPVESTKAESSEVEASRVKLTQNESAEAESVRWDLTLEASQVEPTQVENSSEESEQGEPTPTDCAQLKTSQAKSSQAESSKSESMQLESSPAESYQVLPIDKQLVKTEEEKRDSSSPDQDREEGTEQASPGTEQAGK